A stretch of the uncultured Desulfobacter sp. genome encodes the following:
- a CDS encoding TrbI/VirB10 family protein, with protein sequence MSAPRGLQRPGVVTTVLSKKPILVLFLFIAIIVLLLLFSIFDEGKRNNRNGDLDQETLLIEPQQSSVSTDEEGLNLPKAPKQRKGLASETDMNSMDKKEDQKALEPIEVVRANPPPQDPVKAALDKQRQKQLVTVLQYRFEKQRQALESNPVVYKNNASTIVSTSSGVSDQTSRQSGTSARLSALNSELANAKARLGLGGAGSQSTASVTTTTGLSISAQTEINDDAMWDNGYSMDQDTNALSIKTGAIIPVVLITGIDSTLPGYISGQVSQNVWDTATGYNLLIPQGTKVFGQYQNNIMMGQERVFVAWQRLIFPDGRTMTLKDMPGGDQLGYTGLKDKVNNHYFRIYGHALLMSLVTGGTAYAMNTLNGDNSDETTTLNESMGTALADQMGQTTMGLLEKHMNMSPTLTIRPGYRLNIIAVKDLEFNEPYEGKL encoded by the coding sequence ATGAGCGCACCACGGGGACTGCAAAGGCCGGGCGTAGTGACAACTGTGCTGAGCAAAAAGCCTATCTTGGTACTGTTTCTGTTCATTGCCATCATTGTATTGCTGCTGCTTTTTTCAATCTTTGATGAAGGCAAAAGAAATAATAGAAACGGGGATCTGGATCAGGAAACCCTGTTGATAGAACCCCAGCAGTCATCCGTATCCACAGATGAAGAGGGGCTTAATTTGCCCAAAGCCCCTAAACAACGCAAAGGCCTTGCGTCTGAAACCGATATGAACTCCATGGATAAAAAGGAGGATCAAAAGGCCCTTGAACCCATTGAGGTTGTACGTGCGAATCCACCTCCCCAGGACCCTGTAAAAGCCGCTCTGGACAAGCAGCGGCAAAAACAGCTTGTCACGGTTCTGCAGTACCGGTTCGAAAAACAACGCCAGGCCTTGGAATCCAATCCGGTTGTTTACAAAAACAACGCTTCAACGATCGTCAGTACCTCTTCCGGCGTTTCTGACCAAACCAGCCGACAATCGGGAACTTCAGCAAGACTGTCTGCCTTAAACAGTGAACTTGCAAACGCCAAAGCAAGGCTTGGCCTTGGGGGGGCCGGTTCACAATCCACAGCATCCGTAACAACGACAACCGGTTTATCCATATCTGCCCAAACCGAAATCAATGATGATGCAATGTGGGATAACGGTTATTCCATGGATCAAGACACCAATGCGTTATCCATTAAGACCGGGGCCATTATACCTGTTGTGCTGATCACCGGGATTGATTCCACCTTGCCCGGCTATATCAGCGGTCAGGTCAGTCAAAATGTCTGGGATACCGCAACCGGTTATAATCTGCTCATCCCCCAAGGCACAAAAGTCTTTGGCCAATACCAGAACAATATAATGATGGGCCAGGAACGGGTATTCGTTGCTTGGCAGCGATTAATATTCCCTGACGGCCGGACAATGACCTTGAAGGATATGCCCGGCGGGGACCAGCTCGGCTACACCGGTCTCAAAGACAAAGTCAATAATCACTATTTCAGGATTTACGGCCATGCCCTGCTCATGAGCCTTGTCACCGGCGGCACTGCTTATGCCATGAACACACTGAACGGCGATAACAGTGACGAAACAACAACACTCAATGAATCCATGGGAACTGCCCTGGCCGATCAGATGGGACAGACAACCATGGGCCTGCTTGAAAAACATATGAATATGTCCCCCACCTTAACCATCCGGCCCGGTTATCGCCTGAACATCATAGCGGTTAAAGATTTAGAGTTCAACGAACCGTACGAAGGCAAATTATGA
- a CDS encoding conjugal transfer protein TrbH, with protein sequence MKTLTRLILLFFLALTCFSCTHISPKSSWVLTESNPPLLICDEIISRLIQQYPPAKTTITLLKSGNKTFDELIEKQARRAGYTISQTRNAVKISYVIDVLSQNPGTGYVHLKSSDGFSFSRMFRMPGYNLADNYTQREVKK encoded by the coding sequence ATGAAAACGCTTACCAGACTGATCCTTCTTTTTTTTCTGGCGTTAACCTGTTTTTCCTGCACCCACATTTCTCCTAAAAGCTCATGGGTGTTGACTGAATCTAACCCACCGTTACTGATCTGTGATGAAATCATCAGCCGACTGATCCAGCAATATCCGCCGGCAAAAACCACGATAACGCTTCTTAAAAGCGGCAATAAAACCTTTGACGAACTGATTGAAAAACAGGCCAGGCGAGCCGGTTATACAATCAGTCAGACCCGGAACGCTGTCAAGATCAGCTATGTCATTGACGTGTTATCACAAAATCCCGGCACCGGATACGTCCACCTTAAAAGCAGTGACGGATTCAGTTTCAGCCGGATGTTCCGCATGCCCGGATATAACCTGGCAGACAATTATACCCAACGCGAGGTCAAAAAATGA
- the trbG gene encoding P-type conjugative transfer protein TrbG, whose translation MKKLIIIAIAVFFAGLTTCRAADFVSPVSARLESKERKPLALQSRWQKNTLDPITTRNGMNCFVYGHSNPTIIVTPYKVADLELQPGEVINSMVLGDNARWYAEIVFSGSGDISTSHVVFKALDSGLTTTAVITTDRRVYHINLKSDRSKHMLYTGFIYPQNHIAITKAAREKEIKEKEKRTTPDGFDIANLNFDYEISGNAGWRPLQVFDNGVKTYIKLPKLQEMPMFMVKTAAGKGLVNCRVKNNCFIVDRIFDQGYLILGVGKDKEELTLTRLEAKK comes from the coding sequence ATGAAAAAATTAATAATAATCGCAATTGCAGTATTCTTTGCCGGTTTGACAACATGCCGGGCTGCGGATTTCGTAAGTCCCGTATCAGCCAGATTGGAAAGCAAAGAAAGAAAGCCTTTAGCGCTTCAGTCAAGATGGCAAAAAAACACCCTGGACCCCATCACTACCCGGAACGGAATGAACTGTTTTGTTTATGGCCATTCAAATCCAACCATTATTGTTACCCCATATAAAGTGGCTGATCTGGAACTGCAGCCCGGAGAAGTGATTAACTCCATGGTCCTGGGCGATAACGCGCGATGGTATGCAGAAATAGTGTTTTCCGGCAGCGGCGATATCAGCACAAGTCACGTTGTTTTCAAAGCCCTGGATTCCGGGCTCACCACCACCGCCGTGATCACCACTGACCGGCGGGTTTATCATATCAATCTCAAGTCCGACCGCAGTAAACACATGCTGTATACAGGCTTCATCTATCCCCAGAATCATATCGCAATCACCAAGGCCGCCCGGGAAAAAGAAATCAAAGAAAAAGAGAAACGGACCACTCCTGATGGCTTTGATATTGCCAATCTAAACTTTGATTATGAAATATCCGGAAATGCCGGCTGGAGACCGCTGCAGGTCTTTGATAACGGCGTTAAAACGTATATCAAGCTGCCTAAACTGCAGGAAATGCCCATGTTCATGGTCAAAACCGCCGCGGGTAAAGGTCTTGTAAACTGCCGGGTGAAAAATAACTGTTTTATTGTAGACCGGATTTTTGACCAAGGCTATTTAATCCTGGGTGTGGGCAAGGATAAGGAAGAATTAACCCTGACCCGGCTGGAGGCGAAAAAATGA
- a CDS encoding type IV secretion system protein, whose translation MMTNATEHHKQVFQSAEENHYLAGRQAWAEVYGSFIRERDLWRWLALLASILAILLSTANIIQLRQQKVIPYMVEVDRAGRISGGHMAKKLETSQEMIQYSLCQFITAWRTVTADIALQERYLKQSSFMSIGAAKRILAKWYADNNPYISSEEKLVEVRIMALPLYVSGETWLVEWTEIERTHKGVERSRTAFQANLIIKRKLPETQQEIINNASGIYVSEISHSKKIQ comes from the coding sequence ATGATGACTAATGCGACAGAACATCATAAACAGGTTTTTCAATCGGCGGAAGAAAACCATTATCTCGCCGGACGGCAGGCATGGGCTGAAGTGTACGGATCGTTCATCAGAGAAAGAGACCTTTGGCGGTGGTTAGCCCTGCTTGCTTCGATTCTCGCGATTCTGCTTTCCACGGCAAATATCATACAGCTAAGACAACAAAAAGTAATTCCGTACATGGTGGAGGTTGATCGGGCCGGACGGATCAGCGGCGGACATATGGCCAAAAAGCTTGAAACCAGCCAGGAGATGATTCAATACAGCCTATGCCAGTTTATCACGGCCTGGCGGACCGTCACGGCTGATATTGCTTTGCAGGAAAGATACTTAAAGCAATCCAGTTTCATGTCAATTGGTGCCGCAAAAAGAATCCTGGCTAAATGGTATGCAGACAACAATCCATACATCTCCAGCGAAGAAAAATTGGTGGAAGTGCGGATTATGGCCTTGCCCCTGTATGTCAGCGGAGAAACCTGGCTGGTGGAATGGACAGAGATAGAGCGCACACATAAAGGCGTTGAGCGCTCTCGGACTGCTTTTCAAGCGAACCTCATCATCAAACGCAAACTTCCAGAAACACAACAAGAAATCATCAACAATGCCAGCGGCATATATGTGTCAGAAATCAGCCACAGCAAAAAGATACAATAG
- the trbL gene encoding P-type conjugative transfer protein TrbL, producing the protein MIKFLDIKKSPVKICLCFFAIAGSLIFFNDLAIAADVNQDIIDEIVNKYLIIGSTWGENIKSHALWLLKWLLVIQLVVMAVKLGFKQSTLQDVVEDLVMTAIFGGVFWALIIKGQAWGVDLIKGMLKMAEDVAGSGSTPTEAFFAKIFTDALEVSNNMMFSWKPWVVPAICLCSLCSAACGAFIYGMYLVILCESYIALNLGIFLLGFGGLRYTRGFATGFLKYALSVGLKLFVIRCLLYILGSFLADMVLFTFKSFTETLVITACFFILAFLIKVLPDTLARMVTLHSGSSAGAITGAMAAGAGMAASAASMGVGAAAGAAGGGMAGALGGARGGALSALEKIAKAVNPKEEPKE; encoded by the coding sequence ATGATCAAATTTTTAGACATAAAAAAATCTCCTGTTAAAATTTGTCTGTGCTTTTTTGCAATAGCAGGTTCTTTGATTTTTTTCAATGATTTAGCAATCGCTGCTGATGTTAATCAAGATATTATAGATGAAATTGTAAACAAATATTTAATCATAGGCTCCACCTGGGGTGAAAACATCAAAAGCCATGCCCTGTGGCTATTAAAATGGCTGCTCGTCATCCAACTTGTTGTCATGGCCGTGAAGCTTGGATTCAAGCAATCTACATTACAAGACGTTGTTGAAGATCTTGTAATGACAGCGATCTTTGGAGGTGTTTTTTGGGCGCTCATTATAAAAGGACAGGCATGGGGAGTTGATTTAATTAAAGGGATGCTGAAAATGGCGGAAGATGTAGCCGGCAGTGGCTCCACCCCCACCGAAGCCTTTTTTGCTAAAATTTTCACAGATGCCTTAGAAGTGTCTAACAACATGATGTTTTCTTGGAAACCTTGGGTCGTCCCTGCCATTTGCCTATGTTCTCTCTGTAGTGCTGCCTGCGGTGCTTTTATCTATGGCATGTATTTAGTCATTCTTTGCGAATCTTACATAGCTTTAAATCTCGGTATTTTTTTACTTGGTTTTGGTGGATTGAGATATACGAGAGGCTTTGCAACCGGATTTTTAAAATATGCCCTCAGTGTCGGCCTTAAATTATTCGTAATCCGATGTCTGCTATACATCCTGGGTTCATTTCTGGCAGATATGGTGCTGTTCACCTTTAAAAGCTTTACCGAAACCCTTGTTATCACAGCCTGCTTTTTCATTCTGGCGTTTCTTATCAAAGTATTGCCCGACACACTAGCCAGAATGGTCACACTGCATAGCGGCAGTAGTGCCGGAGCTATTACCGGAGCCATGGCGGCAGGCGCAGGTATGGCGGCGAGTGCGGCCTCTATGGGTGTTGGTGCCGCTGCCGGTGCTGCCGGTGGCGGCATGGCTGGTGCTCTTGGTGGCGCCAGGGGCGGTGCATTGAGTGCTCTAGAAAAAATAGCAAAAGCCGTAAACCCCAAAGAGGAGCCAAAAGAATGA
- the trbJ gene encoding P-type conjugative transfer protein TrbJ yields MKNKIRTTIVLLSVITFVNVSMAGIPVTCLNCSNLFTQALEYIKDIEQLAEEIKQYEQLVKQTENAITNTMNLPSNLASNLQSQMRVAVANVNRLKSYKADMGALLTIFTETWPELRDLKIDDILMQDRIEMQLDQFSKASEKIDNVLQSNFQLTGQQLQDLQDSGDFDSYLDDLLSTKEGRQQAIEAGNQINALTVHEMRQTRALLANYVQAQTAALAQEHNAAKLEDADLQQEIEISVKRGNVLQLPN; encoded by the coding sequence ATGAAGAATAAAATCAGAACAACAATCGTTTTATTGTCCGTCATTACCTTTGTCAATGTCTCTATGGCCGGTATTCCTGTTACCTGCCTCAATTGCTCTAATTTATTCACCCAGGCCCTGGAATATATCAAAGACATCGAACAACTGGCAGAAGAGATCAAACAATACGAACAACTCGTTAAGCAGACAGAAAATGCCATCACCAACACTATGAACCTGCCCAGCAACCTGGCTTCCAACCTTCAATCTCAAATGAGGGTAGCGGTTGCCAATGTGAACCGGCTGAAATCTTACAAGGCTGATATGGGAGCGCTGCTGACAATTTTCACTGAAACCTGGCCTGAATTACGGGACTTAAAAATTGATGACATATTAATGCAGGATCGTATTGAAATGCAGTTAGATCAATTTTCAAAGGCCTCTGAGAAAATTGATAATGTTTTACAGTCTAATTTTCAGCTTACCGGTCAGCAGTTACAAGACCTGCAGGATTCAGGCGATTTTGACAGCTATTTAGATGACCTGTTGTCTACCAAAGAAGGCAGACAGCAGGCAATTGAAGCCGGAAACCAGATCAACGCCCTCACAGTTCATGAAATGAGGCAAACAAGGGCCTTATTGGCTAATTATGTGCAGGCTCAAACTGCGGCTTTGGCACAAGAACACAATGCTGCAAAGCTTGAGGATGCAGATTTGCAGCAAGAAATAGAAATAAGCGTAAAGCGAGGGAATGTATTGCAATTACCTAATTAA